A window of the Streptomyces griseochromogenes genome harbors these coding sequences:
- a CDS encoding spermidine synthase, with the protein MSEAIPVTRAVDHGTAKLMPDVDRERAWLLTVDGAPQSYVDLDDPAYLEFEYARRLGYVLDGVAGEGGPLDVLHLGGGALTLPRYVAATRPGSRQDVVEADHALLELVVEHLPLPEGSGVALHAADARAWLEAAPDDSADVLIADVFGGSRVPAHLTSLAYAREAERVLRPGGVYLANLADAAPFGFLRSQLANFAAVFEELALIAEPGVLRGRRFGNAVLVASHRGVDTAALARRTAADAFPARVEHGPALRDFIGAARPVRDADAVPSPEPPDGAFGIG; encoded by the coding sequence GTGAGTGAAGCCATACCCGTCACCAGAGCCGTCGATCACGGCACCGCCAAGCTGATGCCCGACGTCGACCGGGAGCGTGCCTGGCTGCTCACCGTGGACGGGGCGCCGCAGTCGTACGTCGATCTGGACGATCCCGCGTATCTGGAGTTCGAGTACGCGCGGCGGCTCGGGTATGTCCTGGACGGCGTCGCCGGCGAGGGGGGCCCGCTGGATGTGCTGCACCTCGGCGGAGGGGCGCTGACGCTGCCGCGCTATGTGGCCGCCACCCGGCCCGGCTCCCGGCAGGACGTCGTCGAGGCCGACCACGCTCTGCTGGAGCTGGTCGTCGAGCATCTGCCGCTGCCCGAGGGCTCGGGTGTCGCGCTGCACGCCGCCGACGCCCGGGCCTGGCTGGAGGCCGCCCCGGACGACTCGGCCGACGTGCTGATCGCCGACGTGTTCGGCGGCTCACGCGTCCCGGCCCATCTCACCTCGCTCGCCTATGCCCGCGAGGCCGAGCGCGTGCTGCGTCCCGGCGGGGTCTATCTGGCCAACCTCGCCGACGCGGCGCCGTTCGGCTTCCTGCGCTCCCAACTGGCCAACTTCGCCGCCGTGTTCGAGGAGCTGGCGCTGATCGCCGAGCCCGGCGTGCTGCGCGGCCGGCGGTTCGGCAACGCGGTGCTCGTCGCCTCGCACCGCGGTGTCGACACGGCCGCCCTCGCCCGTCGTACCGCCGCCGACGCCTTCCCCGCCCGGGTCGAACACGGGCCCGCGCTGCGGGATTTCATCGGTGCCGCCCGGCCGGTGCGCGACGCCGACGCCGTGCCCTCACCCGAGCCCCCCGACGGGGCTTTCGGCATCGGCTGA
- a CDS encoding DUF4442 domain-containing protein, whose product MSTDQMSIGEMLAATVPMARTLNLEFVETSADKAVVSLPDQGAYHNHVGGPHAGAMFTLGESASGAIVLAAFGDQLSRAVPLAVRAEIGYKKLAMGAVTATATLGRPAADVVAELDAGQRPEFPVSIEIRRADGAVTGEMQVVWTLRPNN is encoded by the coding sequence ATGAGCACAGACCAGATGTCGATCGGCGAGATGCTCGCCGCCACCGTGCCCATGGCGCGGACGCTGAACCTGGAGTTCGTGGAGACCTCCGCGGACAAGGCCGTGGTGTCCCTGCCGGACCAGGGCGCGTACCACAACCATGTGGGCGGCCCGCACGCCGGTGCGATGTTCACCCTCGGCGAATCGGCCAGCGGCGCCATCGTCCTCGCCGCCTTCGGCGACCAGCTCTCACGTGCCGTGCCGCTCGCCGTGCGGGCCGAGATCGGCTACAAGAAGCTGGCGATGGGCGCCGTCACCGCGACCGCGACCCTGGGCCGCCCGGCCGCCGACGTCGTGGCCGAGCTGGACGCGGGACAGCGTCCCGAGTTCCCGGTGTCGATCGAGATCCGGCGCGCGGACGGCGCGGTGACGGGCGAGATGCAGGTCGTGTGGACGCTGCGGCCCAACAACTAA
- the galU gene encoding UTP--glucose-1-phosphate uridylyltransferase GalU, with product MTAPRSTATPASPRPVRKAVVPAAGLGTRFLPATKATPKEMLPVVDKPAIQYVVEEATAAGLDDVLMVTGRHKRAIEDHFDHAFELEQALAAKGDTVRLDAVRDPARLADIHHIRQGDPLGLGHAVLCARRHVGNEPFAVLLGDDLIDPRETLLSRMLEVRDRYAGSVVALMEVDPAQIHLYGCAAVEPTGEKGVVRVTGLVEKPSAHAAPSRYAVIGRYVLDPAVFGVLERTPPGRGGEIQLTDALQDLAAAGTVHGVVFDGLRYDTGDKADYLRTVVRMACARPDLGPEFTGWLREFVARLEDGAGRGADTRDRRPAA from the coding sequence ATGACCGCCCCCCGCTCCACAGCGACCCCCGCCTCCCCCCGTCCGGTGCGCAAGGCGGTCGTCCCGGCCGCCGGGCTCGGCACCCGGTTCCTGCCCGCGACCAAGGCGACGCCGAAGGAGATGCTCCCGGTCGTCGACAAGCCGGCCATCCAGTACGTCGTCGAGGAGGCCACCGCGGCCGGTCTCGACGACGTCCTGATGGTGACCGGCCGGCACAAGCGGGCCATCGAGGACCACTTCGACCACGCCTTCGAGCTGGAACAGGCACTGGCGGCCAAGGGCGACACCGTGCGCCTGGACGCCGTGCGCGATCCCGCGCGGCTCGCCGACATCCACCACATCCGCCAAGGCGACCCGCTGGGCCTCGGGCACGCCGTCCTCTGCGCCCGCCGCCACGTAGGGAACGAGCCCTTCGCCGTCCTGCTCGGCGACGACCTGATCGATCCGCGCGAGACCCTGCTCAGCCGCATGCTGGAGGTCCGCGACCGGTACGCGGGCAGCGTGGTCGCGCTGATGGAGGTCGACCCGGCGCAGATCCACCTCTACGGATGCGCGGCGGTGGAACCGACCGGCGAGAAGGGCGTCGTACGCGTCACCGGTCTCGTGGAGAAGCCGTCGGCGCACGCGGCGCCGAGCCGCTACGCGGTCATCGGCCGCTACGTCCTCGACCCCGCCGTCTTCGGCGTCCTGGAGCGCACCCCGCCCGGGCGCGGCGGCGAGATCCAGCTGACCGACGCCCTCCAGGACCTGGCCGCGGCCGGCACGGTGCACGGGGTCGTCTTCGACGGCCTGCGCTACGACACCGGCGACAAGGCCGACTATCTGCGCACGGTGGTCCGCATGGCCTGCGCCCGTCCGGATCTCGGCCCCGAATTCACCGGCTGGCTCAGGGAGTTCGTGGCGCGCCTGGAGGACGGCGCGGGCCGCGGGGCGGACACCCGGGACCGCCGCCCGGCCGCCTGA
- a CDS encoding thiolase family protein, whose amino-acid sequence MRDAVIVEAVRTPIGKGKPNGALAHVHPVQLLAHTLRTLVERSGVDPELIDDVIGGTVDQVGEQAMNTTRYAVLAAGLPETVPATTVDRQCGSSQQAVHFAAQGVISGAYDLVVACGVESMSRVPMWSNVPAGKDPFGPGVAERYPEGLVPQGVSAELIAAKWSLTRARMDEFAVSSHHKAAAAWQAGLFDAEVAPLDGVARDECVRPGSTPEILAGLKPAYYDPGFAERFPQIEWNVTAGNASPINDGASAVLITSSETAARLGLRPLARLHSFAVTGSDPLLMLTGVIPATEKVLRRADLTLDDIDLFEINEAFSSVVLAWQQETGADLAKVNVHGGAIALGHPLGASGTRLTTTLVHAMRERGARYALQTMCEAGGLANAMILEGV is encoded by the coding sequence ATGCGAGACGCAGTCATCGTCGAAGCCGTACGCACCCCCATCGGCAAGGGCAAGCCCAACGGCGCCCTCGCCCATGTCCACCCCGTGCAGCTCCTCGCCCACACCCTGCGCACCCTGGTCGAGCGCTCCGGCGTCGACCCGGAGCTGATCGACGACGTCATCGGTGGCACCGTCGACCAGGTCGGCGAGCAGGCCATGAACACCACCCGCTACGCCGTCCTCGCGGCGGGCCTGCCCGAGACGGTCCCCGCGACCACGGTGGACCGCCAGTGCGGCTCCTCGCAGCAGGCCGTGCACTTCGCCGCGCAGGGCGTGATCTCGGGCGCCTACGACCTCGTCGTCGCCTGCGGCGTGGAGTCCATGAGCCGGGTGCCGATGTGGTCCAACGTGCCCGCCGGCAAGGACCCCTTCGGCCCGGGCGTCGCCGAGCGCTACCCGGAGGGCCTGGTCCCGCAGGGCGTCAGCGCCGAACTCATCGCCGCCAAGTGGTCCCTCACGCGCGCGCGGATGGACGAGTTCGCCGTCTCCTCGCACCACAAGGCCGCCGCCGCGTGGCAGGCGGGCCTCTTCGACGCCGAGGTCGCGCCGCTGGACGGCGTCGCCCGGGACGAGTGCGTCCGGCCCGGCAGCACCCCGGAGATCCTCGCCGGCCTCAAGCCCGCGTACTACGACCCCGGCTTCGCCGAGCGCTTCCCGCAGATCGAGTGGAACGTCACCGCGGGCAACGCCAGCCCCATCAACGACGGCGCCTCCGCCGTCCTGATCACCTCCAGCGAGACCGCGGCCCGCCTCGGCCTGCGCCCCCTGGCCCGCCTGCACAGCTTCGCCGTCACGGGCTCCGACCCGCTGCTGATGCTCACCGGCGTGATCCCGGCCACCGAGAAGGTGCTGCGCCGGGCGGACCTGACCCTCGACGACATCGACCTCTTCGAGATCAACGAGGCCTTCTCCAGCGTCGTCCTGGCCTGGCAGCAGGAGACCGGCGCCGACCTCGCCAAGGTCAACGTGCACGGCGGCGCCATCGCCCTCGGCCATCCGCTCGGCGCCAGCGGTACCCGCCTGACCACGACCCTGGTCCACGCGATGCGCGAGCGCGGCGCCCGCTACGCCCTGCAGACCATGTGCGAGGCGGGCGGACTCGCCAACGCGATGATCCTGGAAGGCGTCTGA
- a CDS encoding TVP38/TMEM64 family protein → MLDANRSGTATASPRVAATELAVPVAVSVSPLPRAGFAARCTRAVLSPYARLSLLLALLAGAAVCVVLFEPQRLLTHGRPPQLGGAAAAVVFAVAYGLCTVAFVPRPLLNLAAGALFGSQLGLGTALAGTVLGAGVAFGLGRMLGQDALRPLLRGRWLKAADGQLSRHGFRSMLAARLFPGVPFWAANYCAAVSRMGWLPFLLATALGSIPNTAAYAVAGARASAPTSPAFLIATAAIAAPALAGVVVAWRKRHHLRAR, encoded by the coding sequence ATGCTCGATGCCAACCGCTCTGGCACCGCCACGGCCTCTCCCCGGGTCGCCGCCACGGAGCTCGCCGTCCCCGTGGCCGTATCCGTCTCTCCCCTGCCTCGCGCGGGGTTCGCCGCCCGTTGCACGCGTGCGGTGCTGTCGCCGTACGCGCGGCTGTCCCTGCTGCTCGCGCTGCTCGCGGGCGCCGCGGTGTGCGTGGTGCTGTTCGAGCCGCAGCGGCTGCTGACACACGGCCGGCCGCCGCAGCTCGGCGGGGCCGCGGCGGCCGTGGTGTTCGCGGTGGCGTACGGGCTGTGCACGGTGGCGTTCGTGCCGCGGCCGCTGCTGAACCTGGCGGCGGGGGCCCTGTTCGGCTCCCAGCTCGGCCTGGGGACGGCACTGGCGGGCACGGTGCTCGGGGCCGGGGTGGCCTTCGGTCTCGGCCGGATGCTCGGGCAGGACGCGCTGCGCCCGCTGCTGCGGGGCCGCTGGCTGAAGGCGGCCGACGGGCAGCTCAGCCGGCACGGGTTCCGTTCGATGCTGGCGGCCCGGCTCTTCCCGGGGGTGCCGTTCTGGGCGGCGAACTACTGTGCCGCCGTCTCCCGGATGGGCTGGCTGCCGTTTCTGCTGGCCACGGCGCTCGGCTCGATCCCGAACACGGCCGCCTACGCGGTCGCAGGCGCCCGCGCCTCGGCGCCGACCTCGCCCGCCTTCCTGATCGCGACGGCCGCCATCGCCGCACCGGCGCTGGCAGGCGTGGTGGTGGCCTGGCGCAAGCGCCACCACCTGCGTGCCCGGTGA
- the tuf gene encoding elongation factor Tu — translation MSKTAYVRTKPHLNIGTMGHVDHGKTTLTAAITKVLAERGTGTFVPFDRIDRAPEEAARGITINIAHVEYETDTRHYAHVDMPGHADYVKNMVTGAAQLDGAILVVSALDGIMPQTAEHVLLARQVGVDHIVVALNKADAGDEELADLVELEVRELLTAQGYPGDAVPVVRVSGLKALEGDPRWTASVEALLDAVDTYVPMPERYLDAPFLLSVENVLTITGRGTVVTGAVERGKLRVGDRVSVLGADVETVVTGLETFGKPMHEAEAGDNVALLLRGVPRDTVRRGHVVAAPGSVVPSRRFTARVYVLSGREGGRTTPVSTGYRPQFYIRTADVVGDIDLGEVAVVRPGETVEMTVELGREVPLEPGLGFAIREGGRTVGAGTVVSVGS, via the coding sequence ATGTCCAAAACGGCATACGTGCGCACCAAGCCGCACCTGAACATCGGCACGATGGGCCACGTCGACCACGGCAAGACCACCCTGACCGCCGCCATCACCAAGGTCCTGGCCGAGCGCGGCACCGGCACGTTCGTCCCGTTCGACCGCATCGACCGGGCCCCCGAGGAGGCCGCCCGCGGCATCACCATCAACATCGCGCACGTCGAGTACGAGACCGACACCCGGCACTACGCCCACGTCGACATGCCGGGCCACGCCGACTACGTCAAGAACATGGTCACCGGAGCCGCGCAGCTCGACGGGGCGATCCTCGTCGTCTCCGCGCTCGACGGGATCATGCCGCAGACCGCCGAGCATGTGCTGCTCGCCCGGCAGGTGGGCGTCGACCACATCGTCGTCGCCCTCAACAAGGCCGACGCGGGCGACGAGGAACTGGCCGACCTGGTCGAGCTGGAGGTCCGCGAGCTGCTCACCGCGCAGGGGTATCCGGGGGACGCCGTACCCGTCGTACGCGTCTCCGGGCTGAAGGCCCTGGAGGGCGACCCGCGCTGGACGGCGTCGGTCGAGGCGCTGCTCGACGCGGTGGACACGTATGTGCCGATGCCGGAGCGGTATCTGGACGCGCCGTTCCTGTTGTCCGTCGAGAACGTCCTCACCATCACCGGCCGGGGGACGGTCGTCACCGGCGCCGTCGAGCGCGGGAAGCTCCGCGTGGGGGACCGGGTGTCGGTGCTCGGCGCCGACGTGGAGACCGTCGTCACGGGTCTCGAGACCTTCGGCAAGCCGATGCACGAGGCGGAGGCCGGGGACAACGTGGCGTTGCTGTTGCGGGGGGTGCCGCGGGACACCGTGCGGCGAGGGCACGTGGTGGCGGCGCCGGGCAGTGTGGTGCCCAGTCGCCGCTTCACGGCGCGGGTGTATGTGCTGTCGGGGCGCGAGGGGGGTCGTACGACGCCGGTGTCCACGGGGTATCGGCCGCAGTTCTACATCCGTACGGCGGATGTGGTCGGGGACATCGACCTCGGGGAGGTGGCGGTGGTCCGGCCCGGGGAGACGGTGGAGATGACGGTGGAGCTGGGGCGGGAGGTGCCGTTGGAGCCGGGGCTCGGGTTTGCCATCCGTGAGGGTGGGAGGACCGTGGGCGCCGGGACGGTTGTCTCCGTCGGTTCGTAG
- a CDS encoding helix-turn-helix transcriptional regulator, with protein MQKTSSRLLALLSLLQARPEWSGDDLAERLEVTVRTVRRDIDRLRALGYPVATNKGPGGGYRLRPGSHMPPLLFDDEQVIALAVALQSTAHPAIAEDADRALATIRNVLPPRLRRRIDALHVTTVRPPDPGAPPAQALDLLTTVSTAIQRREELRLDYTPHQEAAPQRRRVEPHHLVAWRTHWYLLAWDLDRDDWRTFRTDRMTPRTPTGPRFTVRQVPGGDVSTFVTSRFRGSDGTDAAWPCQGEAILDLPASEVVPHTADAIVEPLGPTRCRVITGSWSWTALAASLGRFDANLHVIGPPALHEACATLARRYAAAATTEPGRLDAPNG; from the coding sequence ATGCAGAAAACGTCCTCGCGGCTCCTGGCCCTGCTCTCCCTGCTCCAGGCACGACCGGAGTGGAGCGGAGACGACCTGGCCGAGCGGCTGGAGGTCACCGTGCGCACCGTGCGCCGTGACATCGACCGCCTTCGCGCGCTGGGCTACCCGGTCGCCACGAACAAGGGCCCGGGCGGCGGATACCGTCTGCGTCCCGGATCGCACATGCCACCGCTGCTCTTCGACGACGAGCAGGTCATCGCTCTGGCCGTCGCGCTGCAGAGCACCGCCCACCCCGCGATCGCGGAGGACGCCGACCGGGCGCTCGCGACGATCCGGAACGTCCTCCCTCCGCGCCTGCGGCGGCGCATCGACGCACTCCACGTCACCACCGTCCGCCCACCCGATCCCGGCGCCCCACCGGCCCAGGCCCTGGACCTGCTCACCACCGTGAGCACCGCGATCCAGCGCCGCGAAGAACTGCGCCTGGACTACACCCCACACCAGGAGGCCGCACCGCAGCGACGCCGGGTGGAGCCCCATCACCTCGTGGCCTGGCGCACCCACTGGTACCTGCTGGCCTGGGACCTCGACCGCGACGACTGGCGCACCTTCCGCACCGACCGCATGACCCCACGCACGCCGACCGGTCCGCGCTTCACCGTACGTCAGGTGCCGGGCGGGGACGTCTCCACGTTCGTCACCAGCCGGTTCCGGGGCTCCGACGGCACTGATGCCGCCTGGCCCTGCCAAGGCGAGGCCATCCTGGATCTCCCCGCCTCAGAAGTCGTGCCCCACACCGCCGACGCCATCGTGGAACCGCTCGGTCCCACGCGATGCCGCGTCATCACGGGATCCTGGTCCTGGACCGCCCTTGCTGCCAGCCTTGGCCGTTTCGACGCGAACCTGCACGTCATCGGCCCGCCAGCCCTCCACGAAGCCTGCGCCACACTCGCCCGCCGCTACGCCGCCGCCGCGACCACCGAGCCTGGCCGGCTGGACGCACCCAACGGGTGA
- a CDS encoding winged helix-turn-helix transcriptional regulator has translation MAATKDPRPCSIADALALVGEKYSLLVLREVCLGNGRFDQLVRNIGAPRDILAARLRRLVDAGILTKHAYSERPQRFEYRPTPAGLELEPVLMTLKEWGDRHLRKGADLPMVIEHGCGNELVPQVTCRACGEPVRHEDLTAHPQAPGWTVTGPTAA, from the coding sequence ATGGCCGCCACGAAAGACCCGCGCCCCTGCTCCATCGCCGACGCCCTCGCGCTGGTCGGCGAGAAGTACTCCCTGCTGGTCCTGCGGGAGGTGTGCCTGGGCAACGGCCGCTTCGACCAGCTGGTGCGCAACATCGGCGCCCCGCGCGACATCCTGGCCGCCCGGCTGCGCAGGCTCGTCGACGCCGGAATCCTCACCAAGCACGCCTACAGTGAGCGCCCGCAGCGCTTCGAGTACCGGCCCACACCGGCGGGGCTGGAGCTGGAACCGGTCCTGATGACCCTCAAGGAGTGGGGCGACCGCCACCTCCGCAAGGGTGCGGACCTCCCCATGGTCATCGAGCACGGCTGCGGCAACGAACTGGTCCCGCAGGTCACCTGCCGGGCCTGCGGCGAGCCCGTCCGCCACGAGGACCTGACGGCCCACCCGCAGGCCCCCGGCTGGACGGTCACCGGCCCGACGGCCGCCTAG
- a CDS encoding RICIN domain-containing protein: MHSPHPPRPPFPPRPGPLPGESDRDLVAQLAGPDAGRHHAVALLLARHWRATRDYAVVCLAAAEPSAQLVATAAFQRALARMSGGAAGGALRPQLLAAVRDTVRAWAGDEAACVVMPELRKPTGGRGLRATMPGTPERRQLAERAFQALPGASQCLLWHTEVEAEPINIPAGLLGIDVATATAALERAREQFRAGCVRAHRELAPSRECRFHNRLLDIPIRRGGALLPDVQQHLTACRHCRHAAEQLGHVEGGLDVLLAETVLGWGARRYLGSRPGRGAVDEWPSESRAVHPAAGGRRRTAPEGRRRTALAVGVGLVSLALLATVLVVRSWSDDNGVPGPGATWGAPVGRSARPGATGGRPPAASPSTASVGEPVEVAHGRLRSAASGRCLDVRGGRAEPGAAVLLAGCSSAGSQQWSYQDDGLLRSAADPTLCLAADPGTRAVVVSGCVVHAGEVAYDLTVRGELLLRGPRGLALSPGLGDSSGHVVVAARDGGGRQRWVLEPETVAMPHASDAPDARDAPDAPGTSDAGRSGPARPSVGRPGGGATGEKPGPGTRVPGTGRRYKPRIAQVGAGDAPAPVVPAAPRDLVGALAPPVSGAVASASTAVGSLLG, translated from the coding sequence GTGCACTCCCCCCACCCCCCACGCCCACCGTTCCCGCCGCGCCCCGGTCCACTGCCGGGAGAGTCCGACCGCGATCTCGTCGCCCAGCTGGCCGGTCCGGACGCCGGCCGCCATCACGCCGTAGCCCTGTTGCTGGCCCGGCACTGGCGGGCCACGCGCGACTACGCCGTCGTCTGTCTGGCCGCCGCCGAACCATCGGCCCAGCTGGTGGCCACCGCCGCCTTCCAGCGGGCACTCGCCCGAATGTCGGGCGGGGCGGCCGGCGGCGCTCTGCGCCCGCAGCTCCTGGCGGCCGTTCGTGACACCGTCCGCGCCTGGGCCGGCGACGAGGCGGCCTGCGTGGTCATGCCGGAATTGCGCAAGCCCACCGGCGGCCGTGGTCTACGCGCGACAATGCCCGGCACGCCCGAAAGGCGGCAACTCGCCGAACGCGCATTCCAGGCCCTGCCCGGCGCCTCCCAATGCCTTCTGTGGCATACCGAGGTCGAGGCGGAGCCCATAAACATACCCGCTGGTCTGCTGGGCATCGACGTGGCCACCGCGACGGCCGCCCTGGAGCGGGCCCGCGAGCAATTCCGGGCAGGCTGCGTACGCGCCCACCGGGAACTCGCGCCCTCCAGGGAATGCCGCTTCCACAACCGCCTCCTGGACATCCCCATTCGCCGCGGTGGCGCTCTGCTCCCCGATGTGCAGCAGCACCTGACGGCCTGTCGCCACTGCCGCCACGCCGCCGAGCAGCTCGGCCATGTCGAGGGCGGTCTGGACGTCCTGCTCGCCGAGACCGTGCTCGGCTGGGGCGCCCGCCGCTACCTCGGCTCCCGGCCCGGCCGCGGCGCCGTCGACGAGTGGCCGTCCGAATCCCGGGCGGTACACCCGGCGGCGGGCGGCAGGCGCCGCACGGCACCCGAGGGCAGGCGCCGTACCGCGCTGGCGGTGGGCGTCGGCCTCGTCTCGCTCGCGCTGCTCGCCACGGTGCTCGTGGTCAGGAGCTGGTCCGACGACAACGGTGTCCCCGGACCGGGCGCCACCTGGGGCGCCCCGGTCGGCCGGTCCGCCCGCCCTGGCGCCACCGGCGGGCGGCCACCCGCGGCCTCCCCGTCCACCGCCTCGGTCGGCGAGCCCGTCGAGGTCGCCCACGGCCGGCTGCGCAGTGCCGCCTCCGGGCGCTGTCTGGACGTGCGCGGGGGCCGGGCCGAGCCGGGCGCCGCCGTCCTGCTGGCCGGGTGTTCGTCCGCCGGTTCGCAGCAGTGGTCGTACCAGGACGACGGGCTGCTGCGCAGTGCCGCCGACCCCACCCTGTGCCTGGCCGCCGATCCCGGGACGCGCGCGGTCGTGGTGTCCGGCTGTGTCGTGCATGCCGGAGAGGTGGCGTACGACCTCACGGTCCGCGGCGAACTCCTGCTCCGCGGGCCCAGGGGCCTCGCCCTTTCCCCCGGACTCGGGGACTCCTCCGGCCACGTGGTGGTGGCTGCCCGGGACGGGGGCGGCAGGCAGCGGTGGGTCCTGGAACCGGAAACGGTCGCGATGCCGCACGCGTCCGACGCACCGGACGCACGGGACGCACCGGACGCTCCGGGCACATCGGATGCGGGACGGTCCGGTCCCGCGCGGCCTTCCGTCGGGCGGCCCGGCGGGGGCGCCACGGGGGAGAAGCCCGGGCCAGGGACCCGGGTGCCCGGGACGGGACGGCGGTACAAGCCCCGGATCGCCCAGGTCGGCGCCGGTGACGCCCCCGCTCCGGTCGTGCCCGCGGCTCCCCGGGACCTCGTGGGCGCGCTCGCGCCCCCGGTCTCCGGAGCGGTCGCCTCCGCTTCGACCGCCGTGGGTTCTCTGCTCGGCTGA
- a CDS encoding DNA alkylation repair protein → MTVTGAAPPEAPHSALADAVLTRLTATYAGAADPDRAAQMRAYMKDVAPFLGIPTPERRALSRTVLAGTARPDEADCTAIALRCWSLPEREYHYFAVDYLRRYAARCSSAFLPVARYLLTTVPWWDTVDALAAHVVGTLVAADPALTVDMDAWITDDDLWVARAALLHQLRHKERTDTERLFGYCLLQSGHPDFFIRKAIGWSLREYAKTDPEAVRGFLARERGRFAPLTVREALKNIGA, encoded by the coding sequence ATGACCGTCACAGGTGCGGCCCCGCCCGAGGCACCGCACAGCGCTCTCGCCGACGCCGTCCTCACGCGGCTCACCGCCACGTACGCGGGCGCGGCCGATCCGGACAGGGCCGCGCAGATGCGGGCGTACATGAAGGACGTGGCACCCTTCCTCGGCATCCCCACCCCGGAGCGCCGCGCCCTGTCCCGCACCGTGCTGGCCGGCACGGCCCGCCCCGACGAGGCCGACTGCACCGCGATCGCCCTGCGCTGCTGGAGCCTGCCCGAGCGCGAGTACCACTACTTCGCGGTGGACTACCTGCGCCGGTACGCGGCCCGCTGCTCCTCCGCGTTCCTGCCCGTCGCCCGGTACCTCCTGACCACCGTCCCCTGGTGGGACACCGTCGACGCGCTCGCCGCGCACGTCGTCGGAACCCTGGTCGCGGCCGACCCGGCGCTCACCGTGGACATGGACGCCTGGATCACCGACGACGACCTCTGGGTGGCGCGCGCCGCCCTGTTGCACCAGCTCCGCCACAAGGAACGCACCGACACCGAGCGGCTGTTCGGCTACTGCCTGCTCCAGTCCGGGCATCCCGACTTCTTCATCCGCAAGGCCATCGGATGGTCCCTGCGCGAGTACGCCAAGACCGACCCGGAGGCCGTGCGCGGCTTCCTGGCGCGGGAGCGGGGCCGGTTCGCCCCGCTGACGGTCCGTGAGGCGCTGAAGAACATCGGCGCCTGA
- a CDS encoding MFS transporter: MNPAVPRHPTRPSWAGRNYSLLTTGAVVTGLGANGSLIAAAFAVLDAGGDGADVGLVAASRTLPLVVFLLIGGAIADRGPRHRVMVAANALNCLSQAAFALLVLAGEPRLWQMMLLSALGGTGQAFFGPAAEGMLLSSVEGEQAARAFAFFRMATQGAALGGAALGGALVAAVGPGWVLAIDAAAFAVAGALRSFLDVGHIPPREPGEGMLADLHEGWREFIGRPWLWGIVVQFSIANAVVGAADAVFGPLVARDSLGGAGPWGLALGAFGAGTVAGALLMTRWKPRRLLLAGTLCVFPLALPSAALAVPVPVGVLYAVMFVAGTTVEVFGVSWMTALHQEIPEDKLSRVSAYDWFGSVSLMPLATALAGPTETAFGRTAALWGCAGLVVLVTALVLLVPDVRTLPRRGEPTTTARLPSADAESPVGGLG, encoded by the coding sequence GTGAATCCAGCCGTTCCACGCCACCCGACCAGGCCTTCATGGGCGGGCCGCAACTACTCCCTCCTGACCACGGGGGCCGTCGTCACCGGCCTCGGCGCCAACGGTTCGCTCATCGCCGCCGCGTTCGCCGTCCTGGACGCGGGCGGCGACGGCGCGGACGTGGGTCTGGTGGCCGCCTCCCGCACCCTGCCGCTGGTGGTGTTCCTGCTCATCGGCGGCGCGATCGCGGACCGGGGGCCCCGGCACCGGGTGATGGTCGCCGCGAACGCCCTCAACTGCCTCTCCCAGGCGGCCTTCGCTCTGCTCGTGCTGGCCGGCGAGCCCCGGCTGTGGCAGATGATGCTGCTCAGCGCGCTGGGAGGCACCGGGCAGGCGTTCTTCGGCCCGGCCGCCGAGGGCATGCTGCTGTCGTCCGTGGAGGGGGAACAGGCGGCTCGGGCGTTCGCCTTCTTCCGCATGGCCACCCAGGGGGCGGCCCTCGGCGGCGCCGCGCTGGGCGGCGCACTGGTCGCGGCGGTCGGCCCCGGCTGGGTCCTCGCGATCGACGCGGCGGCCTTCGCCGTCGCCGGAGCCCTGCGCTCCTTCCTCGACGTCGGTCACATCCCGCCGCGCGAGCCGGGCGAAGGCATGCTGGCCGATCTCCACGAGGGCTGGCGGGAGTTCATCGGCCGGCCCTGGTTGTGGGGCATCGTCGTGCAGTTCTCGATCGCCAACGCGGTGGTCGGCGCGGCCGACGCCGTCTTCGGCCCGCTCGTCGCCCGCGACAGCCTGGGCGGGGCGGGCCCCTGGGGGCTGGCGCTGGGCGCGTTCGGCGCGGGCACGGTGGCCGGCGCCCTGCTGATGACCCGCTGGAAACCCCGCCGTCTGCTCCTCGCCGGCACCCTGTGCGTCTTCCCGCTGGCCCTGCCCTCGGCCGCCCTGGCCGTGCCGGTGCCGGTGGGTGTCCTCTATGCGGTCATGTTCGTCGCCGGTACGACGGTGGAGGTGTTCGGCGTCTCCTGGATGACCGCGCTGCACCAGGAGATCCCCGAGGACAAACTCTCCCGGGTCTCGGCCTACGACTGGTTCGGCTCGGTCTCCCTCATGCCGCTGGCCACGGCCCTGGCCGGCCCCACCGAGACCGCGTTCGGCCGCACGGCCGCCCTGTGGGGCTGCGCGGGCCTGGTCGTGCTGGTCACCGCCCTGGTCCTGCTGGTCCCGGACGTCCGCACCCTGCCCCGCCGCGGCGAGCCCACGACCACCGCCCGGCTCCCCTCAGCCGATGCCGAAAGCCCCGTCGGGGGGCTCGGGTGA